In Cryptomeria japonica chromosome 5, Sugi_1.0, whole genome shotgun sequence, the genomic window CTCTGACATTTCTCCTAGCTTGCAGGTTTCATAAATCTTCCTCAATAAGGATATCGTCTGATGGAGATTAAACATGTTTTAAGAAAAAATTATGGTTTAAAATAGTATTACAAAAGATTCCCCAGAATTAGTGGGTAGAAGATTATATAAATTTGGAACACGATCAAGTGAGATGGGAATGAATAAATGTCGGTTCTAACACTCTTCACTAATAAAATTATGCGTGTGCCCAGTCCGTCTCTCTCATGATTGCCTCCTGTTGCTCCTCACTCAAATTATTCTCTCTCTCAAACAACTCGCCCATTTCTTCCACATTTTTCTGTTTCAGAAAATCTGCAGCAGCCTTGCATAACAAATCAAATAGATCTATTATTTCAAGAAAATTCGCTGTCAAAAGAATTTGCAAGGAGGTCGCCTGATTTTTATCTGCCGAAAGAGCTTTTTCAACGAATTGTGTATCCCATATCTTCACATCCTCTTCTGATATAGTGTTGGATTTTGCATGAGCATGGAATTTACAGTAGTCAAATACCATCTCCAGCACTTTGCTACTATTGATGTTATCACAAGGAATAGGAAACGTTAGAGGTTCCATTCCTGTTTTTCTCTCTATAAAATTCTTTACGACCACTGATTCCATTGCAGCCATTTTCTCCAGTTCGAAATCTTCATACACTTCTTCATCTCTGAACACCCTGAATGTCACTGTATTTGCCGCCATTTTATTCTCCACAAAATTAAATACTTCTTTTGCAATAATATGCACGACCGAACGGGGATGTAATTAATGGTTAAaagtgtagaattttgaacctgacctatcctctctgaaccaactgattagcaaacaataacagcaaaaagaagaaaacaccaatatctttattgaagcttaattaaaaaattacatagaggttgtatatataaagaatttgcagtctagaagaataaataataactgcagttctaaatatattcctagctttgcatggaaagctactaaggctctcaaactaaaaaaagcaaactactccctaaattaagaatacaataagtgcatgcacaacatgctttatttactaaaaacaaactcatccaaaaagcaaaactaaaaatagtcctaaagattcatgcatgctggagtacatgctttatttgcatgaataaacaaaaaaaactattaactaaaaatagcttatgcatggtgatgaatggatagtttcatgtccaaactggagttgcatggagctgcatgttagagcagcatcacttatcaacaaaAAGAGTGTTGAAAGAGTAGAATTTGGACAAAAAGTCTAAACTGTATAGTGATTTGAATATCGAACATCTAGTTTCTAATTTATACCATTCCATGTCTCTATTTCAATGGGTGCGACTTCCACATTAATTTTGTTGCTGGAAATGATCAATACTAATTTGAAATTTAACTTCCACATCAATAGATTTGACATATAGTATTTATGTGATCTTTTGATACATGTGTACCTTAATAGCGGTATATAGAGTTATTTTGATTTACTTTCCTTATTATATGGAAGGCCATTTTTATATTGACAGTTATATCATTTTAGAGGTGTGCAAGATGTCTGAAATATTTATAGTTGTTAAATGGAAAAGCAATAAAAAACTATTTGATATTtcattatttagttatttatgtcttTTATGAAATTACaagtaataaattttaataaaattaatttataattatttatcttatttttaatttttaatttattgtagaataattatgctttcaatttttaattttaatttatataataatgttAGGGGAAGATCCATCTCTCTGTATCTCTCTACCTTCCCATTCTAGATCCATCTCCCACTTCTATCCATCTCCCACTTCCTAGCCATCTCCAcatctatctctctatcactccctctttctatctttatctctccctctctttccatctatCTATGttactccctctttctatatctctttatttCCCTATGATCTATCTATCTCTCCATTTCTCACTGACACTCATTTTTACTCCTCCCCACCTCTATCTAGATGCATACCTCACATTTTCACATACACtcctttctccctccctatctccatctctatctctccccaCTCTCTTATTCTCTCTACTACCtcttttacctctctctttctccttcTAACTATATCTTCCCATCTTTTCCTCTCCCTCTCTGTCTATTTCTCATTATAGCTATCTCTTTTATTaactccatctctcctactctttatatccttctacctctctctatatatcacttctagCATCTTTCTATGTCTCCATCTCCACCCTCTTATTTTATCCCtctttttatctctatttttctctctccctcatcctcattccttccacctctgcctttctatatatttatcttccccccatctctctctctcacccctcaATCTTTTCTAAGTTATAATTATTTCTCTATTTGTCCTTTCTATCCCCATCTCTCACtctctttatatctatatctcccATTCTCCCTCTCTTGTTATAACTCCCTCCTTTTacatctctctacttctctctcctcTTTATTTCTCACTTTTCTTCTCCCTCCACCTGTCTCCTCAtctcattgtctccctctttctatctctatttctctctctctctctctctctctctctctctctctctctctctctctctctctctctctctctctaattatatttatttctctatctctcCTTTCTATCCGCATATCTCCCTGTTCTGCTATCACCCCCTCATGTTATCTCTCTAGTTCTCTTcctctctatttttctcctttcttctctctccctctccttttataATGGAACCTAGTTATCTTGATGATTCAAAGTTTTGTTTGTCATGTTTGGATCCCTCTAACAAGATGCATAATGtattttaagctatcacttctaGATTGAGACCTTAGATGCACACACACAACATCATTTTTAAAATGACCTGCCAATTAATCTTACACACTAAATAGTTGTATGTAAAATACACCAaaaattttccctaattgaccttccacacttcTTTGGCGTACCCATttcacaccaaagtgcaattgctagttttctAAGGAAATGTTAAATTtgttatattaattataatatttctatttgaataattattattttagtttttaattatttaataaataaatttatctttttaagttaatttaaaataataatataaaaaacgTGAATGGTGAGAAGGCAACTCTATAAAGTCTAAACGATACACAATAGTTTGAAGAAAAAGTTCAAATGTAACATTGATAAACTAATTGCATAAAGTAATTATGGGAGAGGATTTTGTATCATTAAGTTTCTCCCTAACATTTCTAGAGGTATGATTAAAAAGAACTAGCTCCCAACCAATAAGTTCATTCACTTCTTCAAGAGTATCTTTAGAAGATTGATGAGCATGATCTAGTCATTAGCCATGAAACCTTGTTGGTTTCTAGTTGACAAAGAGTGGTGGAACACATTAAGAGGAAAAAGGTTCATGTGAAGGTCAAGAGAAACAATGGGTGATATTTCATTATGTTGATGAGCTAATTATTCCACCTTTCTTGAGGGTTGAAAGCTAGGGTATCATAGTTATAGTCTCTTCTTGTAGATTGATTATGACCTTGCCAAAATAATCAAGGAAGAGAAGAAGCGGGAGGAAAGGAAATTGTATCAATACAAGGTGTATTTTTTTACTACTCAAAAATATTTATTAGACAAGCCACCTAAAATGCAACTTTAATCTCTTGCATTTGAATCTCTCTAAACACATTAGAGAAGTTAATAGCTTTAGTGCTtacaaataaatgaaaatataaCATACTTCGATCATAAAAAATAACATTcccatatttttcaaaaataatagaATACTCACCCTAGAACTATGTTGTTACGAGGACTACTTGTAAAGGAGACAAGGTTAGTCCCCTAACAAAATTCTATACCCTAAGAAAGGAGCTAGCCTAAAATTCCCAAAAGTTATGAATCTAGTTCTAAGATTCCTAAGATTTGGTGCAAAACTTGAAAAGATATTTAAGAGTCTATAATTATCCAACAAATACGAAATGTGAATTAAGAACCCTAAAATGCACTATAGAAACCAAGTAGAAGACCttgataaaatataaataaaaaagaatCTAGATCAATTTAGAATTTATAGTTGCTAACCAAATTCTGTATAATATGCAATGTTAATCAAAGAGAAGACTAATGTTGTGAATGATGGCTTTGTTGACCAACCATGGGAAGATGAGGAGAAAGCCACAAATATCCCTTGGCAAACATATAATCTTGAAATAGTTTATTAAGGTATCATTTTAAAACCTTTTACTAGAGATTATATGAGTTAACCCTATTTTCTCAAGCCTTTTATAGGGGAATAATATCAATAAAAACTTGAAAAGTCTCAATCtttgtttaaaaattaaaattttcatctatagtaaataaagatatttattgtgTGTCTGTTAATGAAATTTGGAATAATTAGAATGCctcatttaaaaatatttaaagcaTGCATCCATGAAACTTTTGTCAATAGGTGGTCTTGAAGGAAAAGAATAGGGCCCGACCTTAAGAAAAAGTTATAGTATAATGAAAGCTTATTGTGGATATTATTTTATAGCCATAGAAGACAAATAATAGTATCCACTAGATCCTTTGAAATATCTCTCAAAAAGGTAACTTTCAAATCTAAATTAGATCTCTAATCGTAAAGATTGTACTAAGATCTAGCCCTTTCTATGATATCCATTGAATACACACATATGAATTGACATAGTTCATGATAAGAATTTTTCAAGTTTCATTTATATCAATATCCatgataatttatttattaattaggaaAATATGTTTTAAACATAATATAAGTGGATGTAAACCACCAATATTGTGGATTAGGTACCAATACTCCCAACTTACACAATAAAATCCTTGGTGTGTAACATTGGAAGCATATAGAAAGTTCCTCAACAAATTTTTAACCTTTAAGCAAAAGGATTCTAAGGAAACCTAACAACATGAATAATAACACATGAGTGGTATCTAACATTATTATATAAATCTATATTTTTGTACTCACAAAAAGAGGTTTAGAAATATAGTAACTAATATTATTGTATCTAGGAAACAATAGCTTGATAGATGgaaaaaataaaatcttaaaaataaattgGAATGTATAAAAAAAGGAGTTCCACATGATGGTCCATTTTTGTCCCTTGGATACTCAAGCTAAAGGTTCAAAAAAATGTATCAAGATATTGAATGTCCTGCATAAAAAATATATTCATCCTCCATAAGGGTGAagaaagaataataataaaaatgacCATTGACTAATGGTTGTGAGAATTATATAGAGTATTCACCCTAATTGGGGCTTGATAAATTACATGGGAAAATAAATAAGTAAATCCTTATGTTTCAAGGACATAAAAAGCTAGCAAAAGGGGGAATCCTTGATGGATGGAAAAAAGTACTTCAAATTCCTTGGATTGTTGACCACTAATGATAACATAGGATGGtgcaataacaaaaataatttacACATATTAAATAAATGAGGACCAAGTTGAAGCTCTTGGAGTATGGAAAGAATTAAACTTCACTAAATACATccattgttagagtaattgggtatttacttgattaattaaacaatatttgtttaattctttaagttccctattatctttttacacttaagctaacattaggtgcataataattaattcttttattaattattacgtgcaagcctaggttttcccttttagggtttcttgacctattagaggttatttttattttctttgtatcattatgacactacacatttttggtgaatattgagctctcctcttttgagcatatttttcctgtgttttgttcttcagattgctttgcttcattgcttctccttgtaacagattgttttagcttgcagaagatctttaggctcctgtggtgttgtgtttctcaactccaacatggtatcggAGCTCAAATCTACAGCTATATAttcctatttttgagaatttttgcattggaagcagatctggggtttcaggcatttttttttatgcttagggataggccttttcctatgcactttgggcctaaacggacctcagcattgtgctcagaaggcccaaaaacccctatagtcatttAAAATTTGTCTATTATTGAgtcctgagcatctgggtgatttttttctcCAAAAGCAAGTCGTACGACtctagcacgcaaatcgagaaaaattaaaaaaaaaattacctttTTACGGAATGCAggctggattttttttttttttttaaatcacaaaaaatcaataaaaaaaatcgaAAATCCCgaaggcaaaacaaaaaaaaaggttataaaaaaaaaaaaattggaaattggGGTTTCCCGTAGCTATCGATGACCTGACAGTCTAGCCGCCATACAGCGACCAGACCTATCAGTCCGGCACCCCCTATTGGCCCCATCTGCAGGCTCCCACTGGCCCAGCCCCTGCCGGCCCCAGTAACCGATGACCCACCCTTCGGCTTCCACCGCACCCCCGCCAGCCCCGCCCTGCTGGCCCCCGCTGGCCCTTCGGTCACCGCTGCCAGAATAGTCTGCCACCTCGCCACCCAGATTATCTTCATCACTGCCTGACTCAACCACCACCGCTGCCGCCATTCGGCCACCTCCTCCTAGCTCGTCCATCGGACCACCCCCTATAGCCTTTTGAGGGGGGGTTGGCTTTTTGGTCCTATCTTTCGCATCTGGAGTCATTTTttggaaaacgaataggcgtcaagAGAGGATTCCGAGCTGGACGTCATGATTTTGGATTCTTTTTCCAACTCTtctgtttgactgtacttttttcaagtcaaagtcaagcttcttttctgcacttccggggccatagaatgggcaaatagactccattttttgaaaacgaataggcgttggaaatctctcagcatgctctattcaaatttgtgatatttttattaataattttcattaggtacatgagatatcagtttgaatttatttttcttatgcactacttccttctcatcaatatgtattagggtttgggtttatctattgtggggtggtgttttttcttgctttctatcatttatatcagaaatccagagcaccaaaactctcaaaacaaacaaacccttctgcatcttttgtctattctAAAAGATTGCATAATAAATAAATCAACAAGCAGGTGTCGGTGCAGGTACAAAGTTTTgttttcatggcagatccttcagttgagttgttgacttcacaaaaatatcacacctggaagccccgcatcacgaggcttctcagggaacgagggttgtggtcttgtttggatgaggttcaacctataTTGCAGTGCCCTTATGAACTTCTTTAGCataggaacaagatggatgaggccatgggtttgctctccttgcatgtctttgacagtcttctgtttcaccttgatgagtttctcactcctcgggatatgtggttgaagtttgattctc contains:
- the LOC131875966 gene encoding SKP1-like protein 11 — its product is MAANTVTFRVFRDEEVYEDFELEKMAAMESVVVKNFIERKTGMEPLTFPIPCDNINSSKVLEMVFDYCKFHAHAKSNTISEEDVKIWDTQFVEKALSADKNQATSLQILLTANFLEIIDLFDLLCKAAADFLKQKNVEEMGELFERENNLSEEQQEAIMRETDWAHA